The following proteins come from a genomic window of Streptomyces sp. GS7:
- a CDS encoding histidine phosphatase family protein, which produces MSELLLIRHGETEWSRDGRHTSWTDLPLTADGEEQARALRPVLSGRKIGHVYASPMARALRTAELAGLPTPQILDDLREWDYGGDEGVTTAEIHRSRPGWYLFSDGVAPGPADHPGETPEEVGARADRVLARIAPHLEAEEGDVALVAHAHFLRVLTARRLGLPAAAGGLFTFGTGAVGVLGTEHDRPAVIAWNARSL; this is translated from the coding sequence GTGAGCGAGCTGCTGCTGATCCGGCACGGCGAGACCGAGTGGAGCAGGGACGGCCGGCACACCAGCTGGACCGACCTCCCGCTCACCGCCGACGGCGAGGAGCAGGCCCGCGCGCTGCGGCCGGTGCTGTCCGGCCGGAAGATCGGGCACGTCTACGCAAGCCCGATGGCCCGCGCACTGCGCACCGCCGAACTCGCCGGGCTCCCGACGCCGCAGATCCTCGACGACCTGCGGGAATGGGACTACGGCGGCGACGAGGGCGTCACCACCGCCGAGATCCACCGCAGCAGACCTGGCTGGTATCTGTTCAGCGACGGCGTCGCCCCCGGTCCCGCCGACCACCCGGGGGAGACACCCGAGGAGGTCGGTGCGCGCGCCGACCGCGTACTGGCCCGCATAGCGCCCCATCTGGAGGCCGAAGAGGGCGATGTGGCCCTGGTTGCGCATGCGCACTTCCTGCGCGTACTGACCGCCCGCCGCCTGGGCCTGCCGGCCGCGGCGGGCGGACTGTTCACGTTCGGCACCGGCGCGGTCGGCGTCCTGGGCACCGAACACGACCGCCCCGCGGTCATCGCCTGGAACGCCCGGAGCCTGTGA